From Bradysia coprophila strain Holo2 chromosome IV unlocalized genomic scaffold, BU_Bcop_v1 contig_5, whole genome shotgun sequence, one genomic window encodes:
- the LOC119071956 gene encoding D site-binding protein, which produces MCNGPLHRPNGLADPFSTFHFLRTYNRLLGPADLGRYYNMAVMKDPKDRKFSLQSKPSDILLKSTPSTMSHLLSPTYSTDVESLNTPTYANHSPSRTVSSTTCAVSPSSTIVDETFEPNFLLRETDKIESYQSMMSRRQRGEKRPIPNEQKDEKYFERRKRNNEAAKKSRDARKIREDRIAFQAAVLEQENAILRAQVVSLREENTTLRHLLCTRGTNISI; this is translated from the exons ATGTGTAACGGACCACTTCACAGACCTAATGGATTAGCCGACcctttttcaacttttcattttttaaggACGTACAATCGTCTTTTGGGACCAGCAG ATTTGGGCCGATACTACAACATGGCTGTGATGAAGGACCCCAAAGATcggaaattttcattgcaatcGAAACCATCTGACATTCTTCTCAAATCAACCCCATCCACAATGTCACACTTGCTCAGTCCAACATATTCCACAGATGTCGAGTCGTTGAATACTCCAACATACGCAAATCATA GTCCGAGTCGTACAGTATCATCCACTACATGTGCCGTTTCACCATCATCTACAATTGTTGATGAAACATTCGAACCGAATTTTCTGCTCAGAGAAACCGACAAGATCGAATCATACCAGTCAATGATGAGTCGACGACAAAGGGGCGAGAAACGTCCCATTCCAAATGAACAAAAAGATGAGAAATATTTCGAGCGAAGAAAGAGGAACAATGAAGCAGCCAAAAAATCTAGAGATGCACGGAAAATTCGAGAAGATCGA ATAGCTTTCCAAGCAGCCGTTTTGGAACAGGAGAATGCGATATTACGAGCACAAGTGGTTTCGTTACGCGAAGAAAATACCACGTTAAGGCATTTGCTGTGCACTAGAGGtacaaatatttcgatttga
- the LOC119071887 gene encoding uncharacterized protein LOC119071887, whose amino-acid sequence MSETIEVSSSESTEVSSSDTEYESDEEGATPAKRRRVDKVDAELSFKEKVQNILEKLSDDAPGPFAVSGRLNAPITTIALKNSKNVVHFPLYEGEASSVIKLMEQSPYGKGRKTVVDTAVRNSWELNSDGFEILNPAWNDFINNELVAKIKEEMFIDFSFTPSLYKLLLYKTGSFFQPHRDSEKVDGMFATLVVQLPSIYKGGQLIVRHDGKTVTSDFSSTDMSNTFSTFFTAFYCDCEHEVLKVTEGYRVCLVYNLISTRSIIATAPRRHAFELELVNLIKNWEYRGKLVYALKHKYSESNLSFDNLKTTDRSVANFLVYIAKENDLNVYLAIFNKESSGQSTDHIDFGRRNNRYGGKYSDVDADFDSDDQDFSYGKTYSLSKLIAIDGANILSKSLTVKFDAEVIPEDCFENIDPYRKTAEPTGNAGVDVTRFYRSAAIVFWPKRFLLEVLKKGGASSADLDKIFLKEIDTYRGKVTDNTVEKKLKNWAEEIISLRGNKSIDVIKAIVDMKDIPLIQSLFSNCVMLNEVSMSLVVDVCEKYGWKTFAGQVPEMFKKLTKEDGIELIGRIGTADMDEDKKIIVHNSMQVILDKTENGSSSTRPSYFSWYASPPTMEENMKKRLDKQDFLLSACRLAEKMDFKMFDFSTAKPMLLIVPVLLRLVSKESKKLTPFWKDVALHFVREMEKEASKPTVVLNWRRKDKTNCSCSDCSPLNAFLASDQVTISFKMGKDRRKHLHQHLNGIKNISHETDRGGHIGVLVIRKTSQSGSDEAEKRSFSIAHLQKLQSIVPK is encoded by the exons ATGAGCGAAACTATTGAAGTGAGCAGTAGCGAATCTACTGAAGTGAGTAGTAGCGATACTGAATATGAGTCCGACGAAGAAGGGGCAACGCCAGCAAAAAGGCGTAGAGTAGATAAAGTCGATGCAGAACTTTCTTTCAAAGAGAAAGTGCAAAACATTCTCGAAAAGCTGTCAGATGATGCCCCCGGTCCATTCGCTGTTTCCGGAAGACTAAATGCCCCAATAACCACCATTGCTCTGAAG AACTCGAAGAATGTGGTTCACTTTCCGCTGTATGAGGGCGAGGCTTCCAGTGTTATTAAATTGATGGAGCAATCACCTTATGGCAAAGGTCGAAAAACTGTTGTAGACACGGCAGTAAGAAATTCTTGGGAGTTAAATTCCGATGGATTTGAG ATTTTAAATCCAGCCTGGAATGATTTCATTAACAACGAACTCGTAGCTAAAATCAAAGAAGAAATGTTCATCGACTTCTCATTCACGCCATCGCTGTACAAGCTGTTGCTCTACAAAACTGGATCGTTTTTCCAGCCTCACCGTGATTCCGAAAAAGTCGATGGAATGTTTGCCACACTAGTGGTTCAATTACCATCAATCTACAAGGGAGGACAGTTAATCGTTCGTCATGATGGCAAAACCGTAACGTCAGATTTCAGCTCTACCGACATGAGCAACACATTCAGCACGTTCTTTACGGCGTTTTACTGTGACTGCGAACACGAAGTCTTGAAAGTGACCGAAGGATATCGAGTTTGTCTTGTGTATAATTTGATAAGTACCAGATCGATAATCGCTACAGCCCCACGTCGACATGCATTTGAGCTGGAACTGGTGAATCTGATTAAGAATTGGGAATATCGCGGAAAATTGGTGTACGCCCTGAAGCATAAGTATTCGGAGTCGAATCTTTCCTTTGATAACCTGAAGACAACGGACAGATCGGTCGCTAATTTTTTGGTCTACATCGCAAAAGAAAACGATTTGAACGTCTATTTGGCCATCTTCAATAAAGAAAGTTCCGGACAAAGTACCGACCACATTGACTTTGGTCGACGCAATAATCGTTATGGTGGTAAATATAGCGACGTGGATGCCGATTTTGATTCGGATGATCAGGATTTTTCTTACGGGAAAACTTACAGTTTAAGTAAATTGATAGCCATTGACGgtgcaaatattttatctaAATCGCTGACTGTAAAATTCGATGCCGAAGTGATTCCTGAAGATTGTTTCGAGAACATTGATCCATACCGCAAAACGGCTGAACCGACTGGAAATGCTGGAGTAGATGTTACTCGTTTTTATCGTAGCGCAGCGATTGTATTCTGGCCGAAACGCTTCCTTCTCGAAGTTCTAAAGAAAGGCGGTGCCAGTTCAGCCGATTTAGATAAGATCTTCTTGAAGGAGATCGACACATATCGTGGTAAAGTCACAGACAACACCGTTGAAAAGAAGTTGAAGAATTGGGCGGAAGAAATCATATCGCTCCGAGGCAATAAGTCGATCGATGTTATCAAGGCTATAGTGGATATGAAGGACATTCCGTTGATTCAGTCGTTGTTCTCCAATTGCGTAATGTTGAATGAAGTATCAATGTCGTTAGTGGTCGACGTCTGTGAAAAGTACGGTTGGAAAACTTTCGCTGGCCAAGTACctgaaatgtttaaaaagCTGACAAAGGAAGATGGAATTGAACTGATCGGCCGGATCGGTACTGCGGACATGGACGAAGACAAGAAAATTATCGTTCACAATTCGATGCAAGTAATTTTGGATAAGACAGAAAATGGTAGTTCATCCACAAGACCATCATATTTCTCGTGGTATGCGAGTCCACCAacgatggaagaaaatatgaaaaaacgTCTGGACaaacaagattttttattatctGCCTGTCGTTTAGCTGAAAAAAtggatttcaaaatgttcgaTTTTTCAACGGCCAAGCCAATGCTTTTGATTGTTCCAGTTTTATTACGACTGGTTTCTAAAGAATCGAAAAAACTAACGCCATTTTGGAAGGACGTTGCATTGCATTTCGTTCGCGAAATGGAAAAGGAAGCTTCCAAGCCCACTGTGGTTCTTAATTGGCGTCGAAAAGACAAAACGAATTGTTCATGTAGCGATTGCTCCCCTCTAAATGCGTTCTTGGCGAGCGACCAAGTGACGATCAGTTTCAAAATGGGCAAAGATCGACGAAAGCATCTCCATCAACATCTAAATggaatcaaaaatatttcgcacGAAACGGATCGTGGTGGACACATTGGTGTTCTTGTCATCCGAAAGACCTCTCAAAGTGGTTCAGATGAAGCAGAGAAGCGATCCTTTTCCATCGCACATTTACAAAAACTACAGTCAATCGTGCCGAAATAA
- the LOC119071923 gene encoding zinc metalloproteinase nas-8-like, translating to MVYTKTCCVTILFVIYVCSSAANQRPNYLTDEDFAKARLIQSAAINGTMFTPPNYRKDQPDITPKNAYRHRTWPNARVPYTLDPDFDENQRVQVARAIENYQSKTCVRFDPKQPEDNDFVEILRDDTTCGLAHVCRIGGPQFAKFGGGCISAAVMSHELGHTLCFGHEQTRPDRDDWISWNTDICNPHGKDNPDDFTTLDLFYDYVSLQHYEGECYNGCIIPKVPGVTKCGGGDDLSVIDIEKINAFYGCEGCYSYRFRPMNLITGSDRLLFGGVDITGETLYPCRGYHNGDIIVGKGNPRSRVCYVGYGGLEHVIQENFEIITNPERANLFWIRRPADGSFPENAVRGGRTAEREPLYIGRCSLVFDGRPTTIPGKIHRSASDGMFVVFGGREYVCYDFEILVCA from the coding sequence ATGGTTTACACTAAAACGTGTTGTGTGACTATTCTATTTGTAATTTACGTTTGTTCGAGTGCTGCTAACCAACGACCAAATTACTTGACTGACGAAGATTTTGCAAAGGCACGACTAATACAATCGGCAGCCATAAATGGAACAATGTTCACTCCTCCCAACTACAGAAAGGATCAACCTGATATAACTCCAAAGAACGCCTATCGACACAGGACATGGCCGAATGCACGTGTTCCCTACACACTAGATCCTGactttgacgaaaatcaaagagTTCAAGTTGCTCGtgcaatcgaaaattatcaatcgAAGACATGTGTGCGATTCGACCCGAAACAACCAGAGGACaacgattttgttgaaattttgcgTGACGATACGACTTGTGGACTTGCTCATGTCTGTAGAATCGGAGGACCTCAGTTCGCTAAATTTGGAGGTGGATGCATTAGCGCCGCAGTTATGAGTCATGAACTCGGACATACTCTGTGTTTTGGTCATGAGCAAACTCGGCCAGACAGAGATGATTGGATATCGTGGAATACAGATATTTGCAACCCACATGGCAAAGATAATCCAGACGATTTTACGACACTTGACTTGTTTTACGATTATGTCAGTCTGCAGCATTACGAGGGAGAATGCTACAACGGATGTATCATTCCAAAAGTGCCAGGTGTTACGAAATGTGGAGGTGGCGACGATCTCTCAGTCATcgatattgaaaaaataaatgctTTCTATGGTTGTGAGGGTTGTTACTCTTACCGGTTCCGCCCCATGAACCTTATTACAGGTAGCGATCGTTTACTTTTCGGCGGAGTTGATATAACTGGCGAAACCTTGTATCCTTGCCGAGGATATCACAATGGTGATATTATCGTTGGAAAAGGAAATCCTAGATCACGCGTCTGCTACGTGGGCTATGGTGGACTCGAACATGTGATTCaagaaaactttgaaattatCACCAACCCGGAAAGAGCTAATCTGTTTTGGATAAGACGTCCGGCAGATGGATCGTTCCCGGAAAATGCTGTTCGAGGCGGCAGAACTGCAGAAAGGGAACCACTGTACATTGGAAGATGCTCACTTGTCTTTGATGGAAGACCGACTACGATTCCGGGAAAAATCCATCGTAGTGCTTCAGATGgcatgtttgttgtttttggtGGTAGAGAGTATGTGTGCTACGATTTCGAAATTTTGGTATGCGCTTAG